The Nostoc sp. 'Peltigera membranacea cyanobiont' N6 genome contains the following window.
TTTAATCGATTGAAAATTTGATAAATCTGCATTTTGTCTAACTTCTAATCTTAATGATGTGGAGCGTACCTAGGCAAAAAATGCCCAAGCTTGATATTATTTTACAAAATTCCTGCTGTAGTAGAGGCGTACAAATGTACGCCTCTAATGGCAATTTATTGCAAATATCTTTGGAAATGGTGTTATTTTCTAAAAGTCTTCATTAGGCGAAGCTGCTTGAGGTAAAATTGACTTCTCTTCATCTAAAGTTGGTGCAGGTATGCCCAAATGCTTCCTTGCAGATTCTTCAGCTAGCTTTCGGTCTTGCTCATTGTGGAATTGACTCTCATCTAACAAATGAGGGTTTTTTGCCGCTTGATCTCGGCTTGGTCGATAGCCATTTTTCCACCTGTACTTCCAGTCCATAATTT
Protein-coding sequences here:
- a CDS encoding bromodomain-containing protein, with protein sequence MDWKYRWKNGYRPSRDQAAKNPHLLDESQFHNEQDRKLAEESARKHLGIPAPTLDEEKSILPQAASPNEDF